One genomic segment of Acanthopagrus latus isolate v.2019 chromosome 14, fAcaLat1.1, whole genome shotgun sequence includes these proteins:
- the zc3hc1 gene encoding nuclear-interacting partner of ALK has translation MATHGGSRGDRLGNSNHQKSSIASPEKIRELLNDGVSSADIGANSGKGDLKVLEVKSNTQAPCEATNKEAFFSRVESYSCLKWAGKPRTLSPLMCARYGWINVGCDMLKCSTCQAFLCASLQPTIDYEKYESRIAEISRQLQTQHEKFCPWPDFPCPERFWLVPACEPSALLSAFLERFQSACLLAQQLPAMKPEQLKSMALTEDVVSVILQLIEEEQKRKGRTPCSEPLAVQVAACIVSLCGWAASPALHAMNLPILTCSYCMRKVGLWNFYQMEGTGGDSEPNIVGQSAQATGPASAATHEGQGDQPASASPTPTTPCRMKLRSQDSTRADQGEGTSSPVALRARSRDSPSPSEELPSPLTRGKRTATRGRGQGDSSGTEGAVSQQHPPKRLCLSSLGGPDELLHKNAFDPLAQHRDWCPWISVGKENVDPGAIPFMDRDMTLYQQGWKAALDLLVPMKKNSNTAGSSPGQGPHDKSKRVFDIFRQWQVSSPSQ, from the exons ATGGCGACTCACGGCGGCAGTCGTGGGGATCGTCTCGGCAATTCAAATCACCAAAAGTCCTCAATTGCGTCTCCGGAGAAAATTCGCGAACTGCTCAATGACGGAGTGTCGTCAGCAGATATCGGAGCCAACAG TGGAAAAGGAGATTTGAAAGTTCTGGAAGTAAAAAGCAACACTCAAGCACCTTGTGAGGCAACGAACAAAGAAGCCTTTTTCTCAAGAGTGGAGTCCTATTCT TGTTTGAAATGGGCAGGCAAGCCCCGCACGCTGTCCCCCCTGATGTGTGCCAGGTACGGCTGGATCAACGTTGGCTGTGACATGCTCAAGTGCTCCACCTGCCAGGCGTTCCTTTGTGCATCGCTGCAACCAACTATAGACTAtgaaaaat ATGAATCCCGCATTGCAGAGATATCGAGGCAGCTTCAGACACAGCATGAGAAGTTTTGTCCCTGGCCTGACTTTCCATGCCCAG AGCGGTTCTGGCTGGTTCCAGCATGTGAACCATCAGCACTTCTCAGTGCCTTCTTGGAGCGCTTCCAGAGCGCCTGTCTCCTTGCACAGCAGCTGCCAGCCATGAAGCCAGAGCAGCTGAAGTCTATG GCACTCACTGAGGATGTTGTCAGTGTTATACTGCAGCTGATCgaggaagaacaaaaaagaaagggaCGGACTCCATGTTCTGAACCTTTGGCTGTCCAGGTGGCTGCATgcattgtttctctctgtggctgGGCTGCCAG CCCAGCTCTGCACGCCATGAACCTGCCCATCCTCACCTGCTCATACTGCATGCGCAAGGTGGGCTTGTGGAACTTCTACCAGATGGAGGGAACGGGAGGTGATAGCGAACCAAATATTGTAGGCCAATCTGCTCAAGCAACAGGTCCTGCCTCAGCAGCCACGCATGAGGGTCAGGGTGATCAGCCTGCTTCTGCCTCACCCACCCCTACAACTCCATGTCGCATGAAGCTGAGGAGCCAGGACTCCACCCGCGCTGACCAG GGTGAAGGAACCTCATCCCCTGTGGCTTTGCGTGCCCGAAGCAGAGACTCACCCAGCCCCAGTGAAGAGCTGCCAAGCCCTCTGACGAGAGGCAAAAGGACCGCAACGCGCGGTAGAGGACAAGGGGACAGCTCTGGAACTGAAGGTGCTGTCAGCCAGCAACACCCTCCTAAACGCCTGTGCCTCTCATCACTTGGTGGTCCA gATGAGCTTCTGCACAAGAATGCATTTGACCCCCTTGCCCAACACAGAGACTGGTGTCCCTGGATCTCTGTGGGAAAAGAGAATGTGGATCCAGGGGCTATACCCTTTATGGATAGAGACATGACGCTTTATCAGCAGGGCTGGAAGGCTGCTCTCGACCTCCTCGTGCCCATGAAGAAGAACTCTAATACAGCAGGAAGCAGTCCAGGACAG GGCCCTCATGACAAGTCCAAAAGGGTGTTTGATATATTCCGTCAGTGGCAGGTATCCTCTCCTTCTCAGTAG
- the cax1 gene encoding cation/H+ exchanger protein 1 isoform X1, with product MSHNKSSLTPGDVENLRRRSAADSSERYVEPDQHHQLPRRQSQNEWLGVGLQHPELGAVESPPPEASSHHICHYTPKCFLTVHRGGHGTSARSTPTRGARSTPSRFGEEGWHEGTTKTTIRAENEVEAHREANNYKFGFRKWKAHVTERPIEDQSDLIKELYSDLTVVKPREGSVLTLGNILYVFLFGWWISLIYLLICPVMCLTIFGVPYGKLCLKMAWYFIWPFGRSLEKAGDVVWRPIIRPPKIEVIPEEGVSEDSKDHTRDSAPLLMSSPVPVEIPVPEPAATKTSHHWCRISTYLWLLLGYPVLVVVHCLACVLSWLPVFTIPVAKMNARMMTKVLLMAPEDIQIHTLEKTYMCEGRVILCCYQAFNVYYYKYTVQGISIFALNLLPLVVITLVIGYVDHEHAYISAETKFATAITSIIPLSYFIGMGIASISAQSNFAVGAVVNATFGSITEMTFYITALLRGHKAATKCYEEIVKAALTGTLLGCILFIPGICMVIGGIKHREQRFNSRSAGVSSALLFISIGGVFAPTLFSKIFGNLVCESCTSTPGNGSVPFVCKDCHYDSSQTDQHFILSQIEPLVYTISVLLPAAYLIGLIFTLKTHSHIYDIHISDGQGGHAHAGHHHVVWSRWRALGVLIVATVLMACCADLSTENIEPLLMDASISQYFIGVTLLAMVPELPEIVNGVMFAVQNNISLSLEVGSCIAVQVCMIQIPLLILFNAFYDVGFVLVFSDIHLWSSIFSVILVNYIFMDGKCDYFQGTALVVVYLILLALYFFAPSPRSC from the exons atgtCGCACAACAAGTCCTCGCTGACCCCAGGAGACGTGGAGAACCTGCGGAGGAGATCCGCGGCTGACTCTTCAG AGAGGTACGTAGAGCCTGATCAGCATCACCAGTTACCACGGCGACAGTCCCAGAATGAGTGGCTCGGCGTTGGCCTCCAGCATCCGGAGCTGGGCGCAGTGGAGTCGCCCCCACCAGAGGCCTCCTCCCACCACATCTGCCACTACACGCCCAAATGTTTCCTCACCGTCCACAGAG GAGGACACGGCACGTCGGCCCGGTCCACTCCCACACGAGGGGCCCGGTCCACTCCGTCACGGTTTGGAGAGGAGGGCTGGCATGAAGGCACCACAAAGACAACAATCAGAGCTGAGAATGAGGTGGAGGCGCACAGGGAGGCCAACAACTACAAG tTTGGCTTCAGGAAGTGGAAGGCCCATGTGACGGAGAGGCCCATTGAGGACCAATCAGACCTCATCAAGGAGCTCTACTCTGATCTTACAGTTGTGAAGCCTCGAGaag GCTCTGTGTTGACTTTGGGGAATATACTTTACGTATTTTTATTCGGATGGTGGATATCTCTAATCTACCTCCTCATTTGTCCTGTGATGTGTTTGACGATCTTTGGCGTCCCGTATG GCAAACTTTGCTTAAAGATGGCGTGGTACTTTATTTGGCCATTTGGGAGATCATTAGAAAAG GCCGGTGATGTAGTTTGGAGACCCATCATCAGGCCTCCAAAGATCGAGGTCATTCCTGAAGAAGGTGTCAGTGAAGACAGTAAGGACCACACCAGGGACTCCGCGCCCCTCCTCATGTCCTCCCCGGTACCTGTTGAGATCCCCGTCCCAGAACCCGCCGCTACAAAAACTTCACATCACTGG TGTCGCATCAGTACTTATCTCTGGTTGTTACTGGGTTACCCTGTCCTGGTTGTGGTCCACTGCCTCGCCTGCGTGCTCTCCTGGCTGCCGGTCTTCACCATACCTGTAGCCAAGATGAATGCTCGCATGATGACCAAAGTCCTCCTCATGGCACCGGAGGACATTCAGATTCACACACTGGAAAAG ACGTATATGTGTGAGGGCAGAGTCATCTTATGCTGTTACCAAGCTTTCAATGTGTATTACTACAAATACACCGTGCAAGGAATCAGCATTTTTGCTCTGA ACCTTCTTCCCCTGGTAGTAATCACTTTGGTTATTGGCTATGTTGACCATGAACACGCTTATATCAGCGCAGAGACCAAGTTTGCCACGGCCATCACCTCCATCATTCCTCTGTCGTACTTCATTGGCATGGGTATTGCCAG CATTTCCGCCCAGAGTAACTTCGCGGTGGGAGCGGTGGTGAACGCCACGTTCGGCTCCATCACGGAGATGACGTTCTACATCACGGCGCTGCTGCGAGGACACAAGGCCGCCACCAAGTGTTACGAAGAGATCGTCAAAGCAGCGCTCACGGGGACCTTGCTTGGCTGCATACTGTTCATACCT GGTATCTGTATGGTCATCGGGGGCattaaacacagagagcagcgtTTCAACAGTCGCTCAGCCGGAGTGAGTTCAGCTTTGCTCTTCATCTCCATCGGAG GTGTGTTTGCCCCAACGCTCTTCTCGAAGATCTTCGGTAATCTGGTGTGTGAAAGCTGCACCAGCACTCCAGGCAATGGCAGCGTACCCTTCGTCTGCAAGGACTGTCACTACGACTCG AGTCAAACTGaccaacatttcattctgtcCCAAATCGA gcctcTGGTGTACACaatctctgtgctgctgcccgCTGCGTACCTGATCGGCCTCATCTTCACTCTGAAGACCCACTCCCACATCTATGATATCCATATCAGCGATGGCCAAGGGGGCCATGCACACG CAGGTCACCATCATGTGGTCTGGTCCCGCTGGAGGGCTCTCGGAGTGCTGATCGTCGCCACGGTGTTGATGGCCTGCTGCGCTGACCTCAGCACGGAGAACATCGAGCCGTTGCTGATGGATGCCTCCATTTCCCAG TACTTCATCGGTGTCACGTTGTTGGCCATGGTGCCGGAGCTTCCCGAGATTGTCAACGGGGTCATGTTTGCAGTGCAGAACAATATCAGCCTGAG CCTCGAAGTGGGCAGCTGCATCGCCGTGCAGGTCTGCATGATACAGATCCCACTGCTCATACTCTTCAACGCCTTCTAT gATGTTGGGTTCGTGCTCGTGTTCAGTGACATTCATCTCTGGTCGAGCATCTTCAGTGTCATTCTGGTCAACTACATCTTCATGGACGGAAAGTGTGACTACTTTCAGG GCACTGCTCTTGTGGTGGTCTACCTCATCCTTCTGGCTCTTTACTTCTTCGCTCCTTCTCCACGTTCTTGTTGA
- the klhdc10 gene encoding kelch domain-containing protein 10 — MSDAEGARSTDQLNKFEKLTGRPPHDEMLAVHRTPPARSGHRCVADNTNLYVFGGYNPDYDESGGSENEDYPLFRELWRYHFATGCWQQIRTEGYMPTELASMSAVLHGNNLLVFGGTGIPFGENNGNDVHVCNVKYKRWSLLNCRGKKPNRIYGQAMVIINGFLYVFGGTTGYIYSTDLHRLDLTTREWIHLKPNNPPDDLPEERYRHEIAHDGQRIYILGGGTSWTSYPLDKIHAYNLETNSWEEITTKPHDKIGYPAPRRCHSCVQIRNDVFICGGYNGELIVADLWKINLQTFQWSKLPAVMPEPAYFHCAAVTPAGCMYIHGGVVNIHENKRTGSLFKIWLAVPSLLELCWEKLLKAFPHLTSLPTMQLLNLGLTQELIERLK, encoded by the exons ATGTCGGACGCTGAGGGTGCTCGCAGCACGGACCAGCTGAATAAATTCGAGAAATTGACAGGCAGGCCGCCGCACGATGAGATGTTAGCAG tTCATCGTACTCCCCCCGCCCGCAGTGGGCATCGCTGTGTCGCTGACAACACTAACCTGTATGTGTTCGGAGGGTACAACCCTGACTATGATGAGTCAGGAGGCTCAGAGAATGAAGACTATCCACTGTTCAGGGAGCTTTGGAGGTACCACTTTGCCACAGGCTGCTGGCAGCAGATTCGGACAGAGGGCTATATGCCCACAGAGCTGGCGTCTATGTCAG CTGTTTTGCACGGCAACAACCTCCTGGTGTTCGGTGGCACCGGGATCCCCTTTGGTGAGAATAACGGCAATGATGTACACGTTTGTAACGTGAAGTACAAGCGATGGTCGCTGCTCAACTGTCGGGGGAAGAAGCCCAACAGAATCTACGGACAG GCAATGGTAATTATAAACGGCTTTCTGTACGTGTTTGGAGGGACAACGGGCTACATCTACAGCACAGACCTGCACAGGCTGGACCTGACTACAAGGGAGTGGATCCATCTCAAGCCCAACAACCCTCCTGACGACCTCCCTGAAGAACG GTACAGGCATGAAATAGCACACGACGGACAGAGGATTTACATTCTGGGAGGAGGCACTTCCTGGACATCTTACCCTCTGGACAAG ATACACGCTTACAATCTGGAAACCAATTCCTGGGAGGAGATTACAACTAAACCTCATGACAAAATAG GGTATCCCGCTCCTAGGAGGTGCCATAGCTGTGTACAAATCCGAAATG ATGTATTTATCTGTGGAGGCTACAACGGGGAGCTGATAGTAGCTGATCTGTGGAAGATCAACCTGCAGACGTTTCAGTGGAGTAAACTACCAGCAGTGATGCCTGAGCCAGCCTACttccactgtgctgctgttaccCCA GCTGGCTGCATGTACATCCACGGTGGCGTTGTGAACATCCATGAGAACAAGAGGACTGGCTCTCTGTTTAAGATCTGGCTGGCTGTGCCCAGCCTGTTGGAGCTCTGCTGGGAGAAGCTCCTCAAGGCCTTTCCTCACCTGACTTCACTCCCCACCATGCAGCTGCTCAACCTGGGCCTCACTCAGGAACTCATTGAACGCTTGAAATAG
- the cax1 gene encoding cation/H+ exchanger protein 1 isoform X2, whose amino-acid sequence MSHNKSSLTPGDVENLRRRSAADSSERYVEPDQHHQLPRRQSQNEWLGVGLQHPELGAVESPPPEASSHHICHYTPKCFLTVHRGGHGTSARSTPTRGARSTPSRFGEEGWHEGTTKTTIRAENEVEAHREANNYKFGFRKWKAHVTERPIEDQSDLIKELYSDLTVVKPREGSVLTLGNILYVFLFGWWISLIYLLICPVMCLTIFGVPYGKLCLKMAWYFIWPFGRSLEKAGDVVWRPIIRPPKIEVIPEEGVSEDSKDHTRDSAPLLMSSPVPVEIPVPEPAATKTSHHWCRISTYLWLLLGYPVLVVVHCLACVLSWLPVFTIPVAKMNARMMTKVLLMAPEDIQIHTLEKTYMCEGRVILCCYQAFNVYYYKYTVQGISIFALNLLPLVVITLVIGYVDHEHAYISAETKFATAITSIIPLSYFIGMGIASISAQSNFAVGAVVNATFGSITEMTFYITALLRGHKAATKCYEEIVKAALTGTLLGCILFIPGICMVIGGIKHREQRFNSRSAGVSSALLFISIGGVFAPTLFSKIFGNLVCESCTSTPGNGSVPFVCKDCHYDSSQTDQHFILSQIEPLVYTISVLLPAAYLIGLIFTLKTHSHIYDIHISDGQGGHAHGHHHVVWSRWRALGVLIVATVLMACCADLSTENIEPLLMDASISQYFIGVTLLAMVPELPEIVNGVMFAVQNNISLSLEVGSCIAVQVCMIQIPLLILFNAFYDVGFVLVFSDIHLWSSIFSVILVNYIFMDGKCDYFQGTALVVVYLILLALYFFAPSPRSC is encoded by the exons atgtCGCACAACAAGTCCTCGCTGACCCCAGGAGACGTGGAGAACCTGCGGAGGAGATCCGCGGCTGACTCTTCAG AGAGGTACGTAGAGCCTGATCAGCATCACCAGTTACCACGGCGACAGTCCCAGAATGAGTGGCTCGGCGTTGGCCTCCAGCATCCGGAGCTGGGCGCAGTGGAGTCGCCCCCACCAGAGGCCTCCTCCCACCACATCTGCCACTACACGCCCAAATGTTTCCTCACCGTCCACAGAG GAGGACACGGCACGTCGGCCCGGTCCACTCCCACACGAGGGGCCCGGTCCACTCCGTCACGGTTTGGAGAGGAGGGCTGGCATGAAGGCACCACAAAGACAACAATCAGAGCTGAGAATGAGGTGGAGGCGCACAGGGAGGCCAACAACTACAAG tTTGGCTTCAGGAAGTGGAAGGCCCATGTGACGGAGAGGCCCATTGAGGACCAATCAGACCTCATCAAGGAGCTCTACTCTGATCTTACAGTTGTGAAGCCTCGAGaag GCTCTGTGTTGACTTTGGGGAATATACTTTACGTATTTTTATTCGGATGGTGGATATCTCTAATCTACCTCCTCATTTGTCCTGTGATGTGTTTGACGATCTTTGGCGTCCCGTATG GCAAACTTTGCTTAAAGATGGCGTGGTACTTTATTTGGCCATTTGGGAGATCATTAGAAAAG GCCGGTGATGTAGTTTGGAGACCCATCATCAGGCCTCCAAAGATCGAGGTCATTCCTGAAGAAGGTGTCAGTGAAGACAGTAAGGACCACACCAGGGACTCCGCGCCCCTCCTCATGTCCTCCCCGGTACCTGTTGAGATCCCCGTCCCAGAACCCGCCGCTACAAAAACTTCACATCACTGG TGTCGCATCAGTACTTATCTCTGGTTGTTACTGGGTTACCCTGTCCTGGTTGTGGTCCACTGCCTCGCCTGCGTGCTCTCCTGGCTGCCGGTCTTCACCATACCTGTAGCCAAGATGAATGCTCGCATGATGACCAAAGTCCTCCTCATGGCACCGGAGGACATTCAGATTCACACACTGGAAAAG ACGTATATGTGTGAGGGCAGAGTCATCTTATGCTGTTACCAAGCTTTCAATGTGTATTACTACAAATACACCGTGCAAGGAATCAGCATTTTTGCTCTGA ACCTTCTTCCCCTGGTAGTAATCACTTTGGTTATTGGCTATGTTGACCATGAACACGCTTATATCAGCGCAGAGACCAAGTTTGCCACGGCCATCACCTCCATCATTCCTCTGTCGTACTTCATTGGCATGGGTATTGCCAG CATTTCCGCCCAGAGTAACTTCGCGGTGGGAGCGGTGGTGAACGCCACGTTCGGCTCCATCACGGAGATGACGTTCTACATCACGGCGCTGCTGCGAGGACACAAGGCCGCCACCAAGTGTTACGAAGAGATCGTCAAAGCAGCGCTCACGGGGACCTTGCTTGGCTGCATACTGTTCATACCT GGTATCTGTATGGTCATCGGGGGCattaaacacagagagcagcgtTTCAACAGTCGCTCAGCCGGAGTGAGTTCAGCTTTGCTCTTCATCTCCATCGGAG GTGTGTTTGCCCCAACGCTCTTCTCGAAGATCTTCGGTAATCTGGTGTGTGAAAGCTGCACCAGCACTCCAGGCAATGGCAGCGTACCCTTCGTCTGCAAGGACTGTCACTACGACTCG AGTCAAACTGaccaacatttcattctgtcCCAAATCGA gcctcTGGTGTACACaatctctgtgctgctgcccgCTGCGTACCTGATCGGCCTCATCTTCACTCTGAAGACCCACTCCCACATCTATGATATCCATATCAGCGATGGCCAAGGGGGCCATGCACACG GTCACCATCATGTGGTCTGGTCCCGCTGGAGGGCTCTCGGAGTGCTGATCGTCGCCACGGTGTTGATGGCCTGCTGCGCTGACCTCAGCACGGAGAACATCGAGCCGTTGCTGATGGATGCCTCCATTTCCCAG TACTTCATCGGTGTCACGTTGTTGGCCATGGTGCCGGAGCTTCCCGAGATTGTCAACGGGGTCATGTTTGCAGTGCAGAACAATATCAGCCTGAG CCTCGAAGTGGGCAGCTGCATCGCCGTGCAGGTCTGCATGATACAGATCCCACTGCTCATACTCTTCAACGCCTTCTAT gATGTTGGGTTCGTGCTCGTGTTCAGTGACATTCATCTCTGGTCGAGCATCTTCAGTGTCATTCTGGTCAACTACATCTTCATGGACGGAAAGTGTGACTACTTTCAGG GCACTGCTCTTGTGGTGGTCTACCTCATCCTTCTGGCTCTTTACTTCTTCGCTCCTTCTCCACGTTCTTGTTGA